GTTTAGCAAGGACGAGGTAAGCTGCGAGGCCAGGCACAGACCCGGCAGAGCGCTGGTCGGCGTGGCTTGAACGCCGCCACATGCGAGGCCGGCCTGAAACTGCTGATCGGCAGTGAGGCCGCTGAGGTTGATGGCGGGGGCGCCGTTGATGGTGAGCGGGTTGCCATTGCTGTCGAAGGAGTAGTCCGCGCACCGGGTATTGGTGCCGATGACGTTATAGCAGGGGGCCGAGCCGGCTACCTGTCCGCTGTCATAGCGCCAGTTGAAGCCGACCCACGTGCTCTTGCGGAAGGGAAGCGCGTATTGCAGATGCGACGTCTGGTTGAAGCGTTCATCATGGTCGATGCGGAAGGGGAAGTTTGAGCCCGGAGTGCCTGGGGTTGCGCCGACGCCTCCCACCTGCGGGTTGAAGAAGCGCGCGGCCACCGACGACATGACGACGAAGGCGCTGACGCCGTGCGTCTCAGGCACATTGGCCCGGAGCACGAAGCCGGGGATCTTCGAGTTCTTCCACTCGATGGGAAAGGTGATCGGGGTGGCGCCGAAGACGGAGAAGTCGTAGGCGTTGTGTGTGTATTTCCAAATGTATTCGGCGCTCAAGACGAGGTGTTTGCTGAATGCCTGCTGAAAGCCGGCGTGGAACTCGTTACGGAAGCCGGGGTTGAGCGGCGCTGGCGTGCAGCTTCCCAGCGTCTCGAAGATTCCCTGAATGACCGGGTCGTAGCAACCATTGGTGGAGAGTACGAGGTTCTCGTTGAATGGGGTCTCCTGCGCGCGCGCATACGAGAGGCGGAGGACGGTGTTGGTGCGCTTGATATTGTAGGAGAGGCCGACGCGAGGCTCAGCCTGCCGCTGAATAGCAAGGCCGTTGTAGATGTCGCCGCGTATACCGATGTTGAGCAGCCACGGGCCCTTGGTGATCTGGTCCTGCGCATAGAGCGCAAGCTGTTTAACGACCGTCTGCCCATGCCAGAAATAGTTGCTTCCCCCGCGGGTAATGTCGTGCGGAAACAGCACGCGGTTGAAGCCGCTGTTTGCATCGAGACCGGCGGCTGAGCATTGCGATGGATCGGTGAAGCCCTTGACGGGATCGCCATTGTTATCGACGCACGGAGCGTTCAATAGTGGATCGACCAGACCGGTGTGCAGGTTTTCGCGAAGGAAGGTGTGCTGATACATGCCGCCAGCCTTAACGTTGTGGATTCCCTTGACCCACGACACGTCGCCGCGGATGCCGGCGTTCGTCAAGGTGCGGTATTGCTGCACGGTCTCCTGCTGAACCGGGCCAAGATCGGCCAGCGGGTTGTTGCTAGGGAAGTAGTTGTAACCGTCGCGGCGAAGATAACCGCCAAAGTTGGCAACGGTGTACTGGTTAATCAGGTGCGTCCATGTGGGAGCAATGTTGACGGTCTCGATCTTGGAGCGCTGATCGGTGGGGCTAACCGAATTGCCGAACTGGTCAAAGACGTTCATGGTGTCGAAGGAGTTCGGTGTCTGAAACCAGGAGCGTGTGTACTGCAGGTTGGTGTGCAGGGAGTCAGTGTCGTTGAACTGAAGATCCACGCGGTCAAAGACGTTCTGCTGATTGCCCCTGTCGTGCAGGGTTTGAAACTCGGGGCCGTCGAGGAAGCGGCCTGAGTTCATGCCGCTGAGAGCGATGAAGTTGCCCCAGCGCTGTCCGCCGTAGGCAAGATTGCCGTCGAGGCTGGTGGTCCCGAAGCTGCCGTAGTCGAGCGCAATGCTGCCGTGTGGCGTGGTGACTCCCTGCCCGGAGCGTGTCGTGGCCTTGATGATGAGGCTGGTCTTGTCGCCATACTCGGCCGTGGGAGCGCCGCCGATGACCTCGAGCGATTGCAGAGCGTCGGCTGGTAGCTGGTTGGAGAAGACTTTGCTCTGCTGGTCGGTGATGGGTTGGCCATCGATGGAGAAGGAGTTCTCCGCATGGTCGCCAAGGCCGTGAAAGAGGCCGTTGGAGTCTGCGGCGACGCCGGGCGACGAGAGCGTCACAATCGAGCTAAGTGACGAGGACTGACTCTCGACTGGCATGCGGTCGATGGTGGAGCGGTCGACGTCGGTGTGAAAGGTCGAATCGGTTTCGATGAGGTCGGAACCCGTCTCCACCGTGACTGAAGTCGATGCCTCGACCATGTTGAGCTGGATGGGGGCCACGACCGGCACAACGGTATTGATTTCGATGGGCTTATTCGTCTCGGCGAAGCCTGTGGCGGTGACGCTCAGGTGGTAAACGTTGAATGGAATGTTATTGAAGCGGAACTGGCCGGAGGCATCGGTCTTGGCGGTTCGGGTGTAACCGCTGACATGACTGGCGATCTGAACGGACGCTCCGGGAACGAGCGCCCCGCTGGGATCGGTCACGGTGCCGGAGAGTGTGCCGGTACTGCTTTGATAGGCATGTGCGAGCGAGACGAGTGTTGCGAAGAGAAATGCGAACGAAATAAGTCGAAGAACGACGGGCCTGCGCATATGGGAGAAACTCCTGTCGGGCTCAAAGAGCATCAGTGCTGAAAAGCGCGGGTGCAATACACAATGGATTGCACGGACAGGCAGGTGAATTTATTGGGGAAATCTATTTCCAGAAAAATCCAAATCCTGCGAGGACTAAGCGAGGCTCGCGACTGGCGGGGGGCGGCTGGCCATCTCAAAGCGCCAGTGGAAGATCCGAGCAGCTTCGGCTGCGACTGAGTCAAGACGCTGTATGGAGAGTGTCGGCTCAGGAGCATACTGCTGCGATATTGCGAGGGCGGAGTGCATCGCCACGCAGAGCGGGCAATGATCGGTCGTCGGGTTGTTGTGGTTG
This region of Acidobacteriota bacterium genomic DNA includes:
- a CDS encoding TonB-dependent receptor → MRRPVVLRLISFAFLFATLVSLAHAYQSSTGTLSGTVTDPSGALVPGASVQIASHVSGYTRTAKTDASGQFRFNNIPFNVYHLSVTATGFAETNKPIEINTVVPVVAPIQLNMVEASTSVTVETGSDLIETDSTFHTDVDRSTIDRMPVESQSSSLSSIVTLSSPGVAADSNGLFHGLGDHAENSFSIDGQPITDQQSKVFSNQLPADALQSLEVIGGAPTAEYGDKTSLIIKATTRSGQGVTTPHGSIALDYGSFGTTSLDGNLAYGGQRWGNFIALSGMNSGRFLDGPEFQTLHDRGNQQNVFDRVDLQFNDTDSLHTNLQYTRSWFQTPNSFDTMNVFDQFGNSVSPTDQRSKIETVNIAPTWTHLINQYTVANFGGYLRRDGYNYFPSNNPLADLGPVQQETVQQYRTLTNAGIRGDVSWVKGIHNVKAGGMYQHTFLRENLHTGLVDPLLNAPCVDNNGDPVKGFTDPSQCSAAGLDANSGFNRVLFPHDITRGGSNYFWHGQTVVKQLALYAQDQITKGPWLLNIGIRGDIYNGLAIQRQAEPRVGLSYNIKRTNTVLRLSYARAQETPFNENLVLSTNGCYDPVIQGIFETLGSCTPAPLNPGFRNEFHAGFQQAFSKHLVLSAEYIWKYTHNAYDFSVFGATPITFPIEWKNSKIPGFVLRANVPETHGVSAFVVMSSVAARFFNPQVGGVGATPGTPGSNFPFRIDHDERFNQTSHLQYALPFRKSTWVGFNWRYDSGQVAGSAPCYNVIGTNTRCADYSFDSNGNPLTINGAPAINLSGLTADQQFQAGLACGGVQATPTSALPGLCLASQLTSSLLNIPTANTSNDDHNPSRIQPRSLFDLAIGEDNLFHGDKHKVGLRLTAVNLTNKYALYNFLSTFSGTHYVTPRSITGEISYSF